One segment of Leptospira perdikensis DNA contains the following:
- a CDS encoding BrnT family toxin, with amino-acid sequence MKNYRWDLEKDEILRKERGISFELILFQIENGFLLDIINHPNQEKYPNQSIFIVEIENYAYLVPFIENKDEIFLKTIIPSRKATRNYFLKDGSDNEN; translated from the coding sequence GTGAAGAATTATCGCTGGGATCTTGAAAAAGACGAAATTTTAAGAAAAGAACGTGGCATTTCTTTTGAATTAATTCTTTTTCAAATCGAAAATGGTTTTCTACTGGATATTATTAATCATCCAAATCAAGAAAAGTATCCTAACCAATCGATATTCATTGTTGAAATTGAAAACTATGCTTACTTAGTTCCATTTATTGAGAACAAAGATGAAATTTTCTTAAAAACTATTATACCAAGCAGAAAAGCTACACGTAATTATTTTTTAAAGGATGGAAGTGACAATGAAAACTAA
- a CDS encoding antitoxin: protein MKTKINKNSKDLSSLSKEEKDILTSYEAGEWKSIGLNNKLISAYQKAASATLAKNKRINIRLNQLDLQSIQKKAFEEGLPYQTFISSLIHKFVTGKLVEK from the coding sequence ATGAAAACTAAGATAAACAAGAATTCCAAAGATCTTTCTTCGCTTTCTAAGGAAGAAAAAGATATTCTCACTTCTTATGAAGCTGGTGAATGGAAATCTATTGGATTAAATAATAAATTAATTAGCGCATACCAGAAAGCTGCTTCTGCGACGCTCGCCAAGAATAAAAGAATAAATATTAGACTTAACCAGTTAGATTTACAATCGATACAAAAGAAAGCTTTTGAAGAAGGATTGCCTTATCAAACTTTCATTTCTAGCTTAATCCATAAATTTGTCACTGGAAAATTAGTAGAAAAATAG